Part of the Aquimarina sp. MAR_2010_214 genome is shown below.
TGTTTCAGGACCAGCTGCAAAATCTTATATCAAAAATGAACTCTTTCATGAGAACTCAATAGAGATAGAATGGATAAATTATTCTGGATATAAAGAATATAATCAGATGTCGATTCCTTTTGAACATGGAGTAAGTGTTTTAGATTTGATTTTTAATGAAGGCGAAAAAGCAAATTTATTTTTGAAAAGTTTTAATTCATGAAGTTATCAATAGTTACAACTTTATACAAATCTGAACGGTTTGTTAAAGAGTTTTATGAAAGAGTTCAAAAAGTAGCTAGAGAGCTTACGGAGGATTATGAAATTGTATTTGTTAATGACGGTTCTCCTGATCATTCTAGCCTAAAAGTTCTGGAAATTAGAAATTCTGATCCCAAAGTTAAGTTAATAGAATTATCTAGGAATTTTGGACACCATAAGGCTGTTATGACTGGATTAAAATATACAAAAGGAGATTATGTTTTTTTATTAGATTCAGATCTAGAAGAAGAGCCAGAGTTGCTTACAATCTTTTATAAAGAAATGAGTGAGCAAAATGTTGATGTAGTTTTTGGAGTGCAAAAAACTAGGAAAGGCGGGTTTGTAGAAAGAATAACAGGAAAGATATTTTATAAAATATTCAATAACTTAGCAGATGTCCCTATTGAGGAAAATATTTTAATGGCTAGATTAATGAATAAACAATATATAGAGGCCTTAAAAGATTTTTCTGAAAGAGAATTATTTCTTGGAGGTGTTTTTGCACTTGTTGGATATACTCAACTACCAATTGAAGTCAAAAAATTGGGGAAAGGTACATCGACCTATAGTACCAGAAGAAAGTTAGCTCTATTAGTTAATGCAATAACATCTTCAACTAAAAATTTATTAATATATGTTTTTTATTTAGGATTAATAATCAGTTTTGTGTCATTCCTTTTTATAATGTATTATCTAATATCTAGCCTTTTTTATAAAGATTATTTAAGCGGCTGGCCATCGTTAATTTTGTCTATTTG
Proteins encoded:
- a CDS encoding glycosyltransferase family 2 protein, translating into MKLSIVTTLYKSERFVKEFYERVQKVARELTEDYEIVFVNDGSPDHSSLKVLEIRNSDPKVKLIELSRNFGHHKAVMTGLKYTKGDYVFLLDSDLEEEPELLTIFYKEMSEQNVDVVFGVQKTRKGGFVERITGKIFYKIFNNLADVPIEENILMARLMNKQYIEALKDFSERELFLGGVFALVGYTQLPIEVKKLGKGTSTYSTRRKLALLVNAITSSTKNLLIYVFYLGLIISFVSFLFIMYYLISSLFYKDYLSGWPSLILSIWFLSGLIILSVGILGIYLSKIFEETKQRPLTIIKKIYDEKNTKQGKNS